From one Musa acuminata AAA Group cultivar baxijiao chromosome BXJ2-6, Cavendish_Baxijiao_AAA, whole genome shotgun sequence genomic stretch:
- the LOC135585574 gene encoding bZIP transcription factor 1-B-like isoform X3, translating into MGGSETDSKGPKTSAVQEQPPATSSNPSASLCPDWSGFQAYSQIPPHGFFHSPIVSSPQAHPYMWGPQHLMPPYGTPPPPYVMYPHGIYAHPSTPPGLHPFSPYAMTSPNGNAEAHGSIPASTEGDARSSEGKERNAIQKLKGSFGSLNMVTEKNKNELDKTSGAANGIFSQSGDSGSENSSEGSDANSKNDSEPKTGGRHEPLDETSQNGTSGIATASTQTTSHQTVPVMPILAAGLPGVVAGPTTNLNIGLDYWVGPTPSVNPPAYGKVPATVASGATVPSTLVGGNEKVASEIWLQDERELKRQRRKQSNRESARRSRLRKQVEYEELAQRVEVLKEENTALRAEVDHIRKEYDQLVAQNASLKDRADNKRKRRFSDKGEQPTRG; encoded by the exons CACAAGCTCCAATCCCAGTGCTTCACTCTGTCCTGACTGGTCTGGATTTCAG GCATACTCGCAGATTCCTCCACATGGCTTCTTCCACTCTCCGATCGTATCAAGTCCTCAGGCTCATCCCTACATGTGGGGACCTCAG CACCTTATGCCACCTTATGGGACCCCACCACCTCCATATGTTATGTATCCTCATGGAATATATGCACATCCATCTACTCCACCG GGTTTGCACCCGTTTAGTCCTTATGCTATGACTTCTCCAAATGGCAATGCTGAAGCCCAT GGAAGCATACCTGCAAGCACAGAAGGAGATGCAAGATCATCTGAAGGGAAAGAAAGGAATGCAATTCAAAAACTGAAGGGAAGTTTTGGAAGTTTGAATATGGTAACAGAAAAGAATAAGAATGAGCTGGATAAAACATCAGGAGCGGCTAATGGAATCTTCTCACAAAG TGGTGATAGCGgcagtgaaaactcaagtgaagGAAGTGATGCTAACTCTAAGAAT GACTCGGAACCAAAGACAGGTGGCAGACATGAACCTTTGGATG AGACATCCCAGAATGGCACAAGTGGCATTGCTACTGCATCAACACAGACAACATCACATCAGACAGTCCCTGTAATGCCTATTTTAGCAGCTGGATTACCTGGGGTAGTTGCTGGTCCCACGACAAACTTGAATATAGGGTTGGACTACTGGGTTGGTCCAACGCCGTCCGTAAACCCTCCAGCATATGGGAAGGTTCCTGCAACAGTAGCTTCAGGAGCAACAGTTCCTAGTACACTTGTTGGAGGCAACGAAAAGGTTGCATCAGAGATTTGGCTACAG GATGAAAGAGAACTCAAAAGGCAGAGAAGAAAGCAGTCAAACAGGGAATCTGCACGTCGATCAAGGTTGCGCAAGCAG GTAGAGTATGAAGAATTGGCTCAGCGTGTTGAGGTTCTGAAGGAGGAGAATACAGCCCTCAGAGCAGAAGTAGATCATATCAGGAAAGAATATGATCAACTTGTTGCTCAAAATGCCTCCCTCAAG GACCGGGCagacaacaaaagaaaaagaagatttagtGATAAAGGAGAGCAGCCAACACGCGGATGA
- the LOC135585574 gene encoding bZIP transcription factor 1-B-like isoform X2, translating into MGGSETDSKGPKTSAVQEQPPATSSNPSASLCPDWSGFQIPPHGFFHSPIVSSPQAHPYMWGPQHLMPPYGTPPPPYVMYPHGIYAHPSTPPGLHPFSPYAMTSPNGNAEAHGSIPASTEGDARSSEGKERNAIQKLKGSFGSLNMVTEKNKNELDKTSGAANGIFSQSGDSGSENSSEGSDANSKNDSEPKTGGRHEPLDETSQNGTSGIATASTQTTSHQTVPVMPILAAGLPGVVAGPTTNLNIGLDYWVGPTPSVNPPAYGKVPATVASGATVPSTLVGGNEKVASEIWLQDERELKRQRRKQSNRESARRSRLRKQVEYEELAQRVEVLKEENTALRAEVDHIRKEYDQLVAQNASLKERTGQTTKEKEDLVIKESSQHADDNACRSFSSEPQEGQSDSKQSGK; encoded by the exons CACAAGCTCCAATCCCAGTGCTTCACTCTGTCCTGACTGGTCTGGATTTCAG ATTCCTCCACATGGCTTCTTCCACTCTCCGATCGTATCAAGTCCTCAGGCTCATCCCTACATGTGGGGACCTCAG CACCTTATGCCACCTTATGGGACCCCACCACCTCCATATGTTATGTATCCTCATGGAATATATGCACATCCATCTACTCCACCG GGTTTGCACCCGTTTAGTCCTTATGCTATGACTTCTCCAAATGGCAATGCTGAAGCCCAT GGAAGCATACCTGCAAGCACAGAAGGAGATGCAAGATCATCTGAAGGGAAAGAAAGGAATGCAATTCAAAAACTGAAGGGAAGTTTTGGAAGTTTGAATATGGTAACAGAAAAGAATAAGAATGAGCTGGATAAAACATCAGGAGCGGCTAATGGAATCTTCTCACAAAG TGGTGATAGCGgcagtgaaaactcaagtgaagGAAGTGATGCTAACTCTAAGAAT GACTCGGAACCAAAGACAGGTGGCAGACATGAACCTTTGGATG AGACATCCCAGAATGGCACAAGTGGCATTGCTACTGCATCAACACAGACAACATCACATCAGACAGTCCCTGTAATGCCTATTTTAGCAGCTGGATTACCTGGGGTAGTTGCTGGTCCCACGACAAACTTGAATATAGGGTTGGACTACTGGGTTGGTCCAACGCCGTCCGTAAACCCTCCAGCATATGGGAAGGTTCCTGCAACAGTAGCTTCAGGAGCAACAGTTCCTAGTACACTTGTTGGAGGCAACGAAAAGGTTGCATCAGAGATTTGGCTACAG GATGAAAGAGAACTCAAAAGGCAGAGAAGAAAGCAGTCAAACAGGGAATCTGCACGTCGATCAAGGTTGCGCAAGCAG GTAGAGTATGAAGAATTGGCTCAGCGTGTTGAGGTTCTGAAGGAGGAGAATACAGCCCTCAGAGCAGAAGTAGATCATATCAGGAAAGAATATGATCAACTTGTTGCTCAAAATGCCTCCCTCAAG GAAAGGACCGGGCagacaacaaaagaaaaagaagatttagtGATAAAGGAGAGCAGCCAACACGCGGATGATAATGCTTGCAGGAGCTTCAGTTCTGAGCCACAAGAAGGGCAATCAGACTCTAAGCAGAGTGGCAAGTGA
- the LOC135585574 gene encoding bZIP transcription factor 1-B-like isoform X1, whose translation MGGSETDSKGPKTSAVQEQPPATSSNPSASLCPDWSGFQAYSQIPPHGFFHSPIVSSPQAHPYMWGPQHLMPPYGTPPPPYVMYPHGIYAHPSTPPGLHPFSPYAMTSPNGNAEAHGSIPASTEGDARSSEGKERNAIQKLKGSFGSLNMVTEKNKNELDKTSGAANGIFSQSGDSGSENSSEGSDANSKNDSEPKTGGRHEPLDETSQNGTSGIATASTQTTSHQTVPVMPILAAGLPGVVAGPTTNLNIGLDYWVGPTPSVNPPAYGKVPATVASGATVPSTLVGGNEKVASEIWLQDERELKRQRRKQSNRESARRSRLRKQVEYEELAQRVEVLKEENTALRAEVDHIRKEYDQLVAQNASLKERTGQTTKEKEDLVIKESSQHADDNACRSFSSEPQEGQSDSKQSGK comes from the exons CACAAGCTCCAATCCCAGTGCTTCACTCTGTCCTGACTGGTCTGGATTTCAG GCATACTCGCAGATTCCTCCACATGGCTTCTTCCACTCTCCGATCGTATCAAGTCCTCAGGCTCATCCCTACATGTGGGGACCTCAG CACCTTATGCCACCTTATGGGACCCCACCACCTCCATATGTTATGTATCCTCATGGAATATATGCACATCCATCTACTCCACCG GGTTTGCACCCGTTTAGTCCTTATGCTATGACTTCTCCAAATGGCAATGCTGAAGCCCAT GGAAGCATACCTGCAAGCACAGAAGGAGATGCAAGATCATCTGAAGGGAAAGAAAGGAATGCAATTCAAAAACTGAAGGGAAGTTTTGGAAGTTTGAATATGGTAACAGAAAAGAATAAGAATGAGCTGGATAAAACATCAGGAGCGGCTAATGGAATCTTCTCACAAAG TGGTGATAGCGgcagtgaaaactcaagtgaagGAAGTGATGCTAACTCTAAGAAT GACTCGGAACCAAAGACAGGTGGCAGACATGAACCTTTGGATG AGACATCCCAGAATGGCACAAGTGGCATTGCTACTGCATCAACACAGACAACATCACATCAGACAGTCCCTGTAATGCCTATTTTAGCAGCTGGATTACCTGGGGTAGTTGCTGGTCCCACGACAAACTTGAATATAGGGTTGGACTACTGGGTTGGTCCAACGCCGTCCGTAAACCCTCCAGCATATGGGAAGGTTCCTGCAACAGTAGCTTCAGGAGCAACAGTTCCTAGTACACTTGTTGGAGGCAACGAAAAGGTTGCATCAGAGATTTGGCTACAG GATGAAAGAGAACTCAAAAGGCAGAGAAGAAAGCAGTCAAACAGGGAATCTGCACGTCGATCAAGGTTGCGCAAGCAG GTAGAGTATGAAGAATTGGCTCAGCGTGTTGAGGTTCTGAAGGAGGAGAATACAGCCCTCAGAGCAGAAGTAGATCATATCAGGAAAGAATATGATCAACTTGTTGCTCAAAATGCCTCCCTCAAG GAAAGGACCGGGCagacaacaaaagaaaaagaagatttagtGATAAAGGAGAGCAGCCAACACGCGGATGATAATGCTTGCAGGAGCTTCAGTTCTGAGCCACAAGAAGGGCAATCAGACTCTAAGCAGAGTGGCAAGTGA